One genomic segment of Spiroplasma endosymbiont of Poecilobothrus nobilitatus includes these proteins:
- a CDS encoding phosphotransferase, whose amino-acid sequence MEVRNMMKYQIKTKLNLGITNQNYQSIDNLFIRYSNPFTNLFIDHQNEIFVLEQIKNADLTLPIVDYGYYGEHFFLVTPYYPTLQSLSTVKLTNQVLNQVATIIKQLWETKINLNNQIKTFNPEQFLITLKTAICKQLVNLAPYEKNLNYLKLQPTELVLCHNDLNSGNLVFLNQKLYLIDFEYAMLNDKFFDIASFVSETLTAKAEQTYWFNLFNLTSQQQEKVVAWMYYQNILWIYWANYMYEQTKQKIFLKIIDLKLTNLQKNN is encoded by the coding sequence ATGGAAGTCAGAAATATGATGAAATACCAAATTAAAACAAAATTAAATTTAGGTATTACTAACCAAAATTATCAAAGTATTGATAATCTTTTTATCCGTTATAGTAATCCTTTTACTAATTTATTCATTGATCATCAAAATGAAATTTTTGTTTTAGAACAAATTAAAAATGCCGATTTAACATTACCAATTGTAGATTATGGCTATTATGGTGAGCATTTCTTTTTGGTTACACCATACTACCCAACTTTGCAATCACTTAGTACGGTTAAACTTACAAACCAAGTCTTAAATCAAGTTGCTACAATAATTAAACAATTATGAGAAACTAAAATTAATTTAAATAATCAAATTAAAACATTTAATCCTGAGCAATTTTTAATAACATTAAAAACAGCAATTTGTAAACAATTGGTAAATTTAGCTCCATATGAAAAGAACCTTAATTATTTAAAATTGCAACCAACAGAACTTGTTTTATGCCACAATGACTTAAATAGTGGTAATTTAGTTTTTTTAAACCAAAAGCTTTACTTAATTGATTTTGAATATGCTATGCTAAATGATAAATTTTTTGATATTGCTTCATTTGTTTCTGAAACATTAACAGCAAAAGCTGAACAAACTTATTGATTTAATCTTTTTAATTTAACATCACAACAACAAGAAAAAGTAGTAGCATGAATGTATTACCAAAACATTCTATGAATTTACTGAGCTAATTACATGTATGAACAAACAAAACAAAAAATTTTCTTAAAAATTATTGATTTAAAATTAACTAATTTACAAAAAAATAATTAA
- a CDS encoding transposase, with the protein MIQISLLGQSSKMISHFIKTSPKNAWYNRQKIMKSKQLENTQLKFKTLNGQIQIDETFIKEIHKGNFKDKFDKRKIHLDSFSTNTKCCIQMAVDSNNNIYVKSTNTKRLQKQWIIENINKQLIKENSIIISDMQPLYLLVAKQTNSILLATKTSTNPDASYRKLNKISKLQSNLKESLIHYHGLGFTNIQNYLNLWKWKYQHKGLTPNQKSSVLYFNV; encoded by the coding sequence TTGATTCAAATTTCATTATTAGGCCAATCTAGTAAAATGATTTCCCACTTTATTAAAACATCACCGAAAAACGCTTGATATAATCGCCAAAAAATAATGAAATCAAAACAATTAGAAAACACCCAATTAAAATTTAAAACGTTAAATGGCCAAATTCAAATCGATGAAACATTTATTAAAGAAATCCACAAAGGTAATTTTAAAGATAAATTTGATAAAAGAAAAATTCATCTTGATTCATTTTCAACCAACACTAAATGTTGTATTCAAATGGCTGTTGATAGCAATAATAATATTTATGTTAAATCAACCAACACAAAACGATTACAAAAACAGTGAATTATTGAAAATATTAATAAACAATTAATCAAAGAAAATTCAATTATTATTTCTGACATGCAACCATTATATTTATTAGTAGCAAAACAAACAAATTCTATTTTATTAGCAACTAAAACTAGTACAAATCCTGATGCTAGTTATCGGAAGTTAAATAAAATTAGTAAATTACAATCAAATCTTAAAGAATCCTTAATTCATTATCATGGCTTAGGTTTCACGAACATTCAAAATTATTTAAATCTCTGAAAATGAAAATACCAGCATAAAGGTTTAACGCCAAACCAAAAATCATCGGTATTATATTTTAACGTATAA
- the rpsU gene encoding 30S ribosomal protein S21, translated as MATVVVKAGEPLDKALKRFNKVSSVKRKEARKREHWMSKKEKRRYKQEQSRSFR; from the coding sequence ATGGCTACTGTTGTTGTCAAAGCAGGAGAACCGCTAGACAAAGCGTTAAAACGATTTAACAAGGTTTCTTCAGTTAAAAGAAAAGAAGCCCGAAAACGTGAACACTGAATGAGCAAAAAAGAAAAAAGACGTTATAAACAAGAACAATCACGTAGTTTTCGTTAA
- a CDS encoding DxFTY motif-containing membrane protein, with amino-acid sequence MKAIKNDNKKESTSNWKHLPPEMQHDLEFHASRTVFWKSFLFLIIEAVGPFLLLFFLTSPDLSFAYHYDVGIGIGFGLTMVFSVFLLTCLGFYFHFHQADQFTYTIALSWMLYGIYLTGYWWGWDKILYRCLVSFLFLLIAIFVGTFMTVWMRNLRGYFQIKKGKKQSEPPVINEKENNNSPVDSSVTKKRTLIIFL; translated from the coding sequence ATGAAAGCCATTAAAAATGATAATAAAAAAGAGTCTACTAGTAATTGAAAACATTTACCACCAGAAATGCAACATGATTTAGAATTTCATGCTTCACGCACAGTATTTTGAAAAAGTTTTTTATTTTTAATCATTGAAGCAGTAGGGCCATTTTTATTATTGTTTTTTTTAACTTCTCCTGACTTAAGTTTTGCCTACCATTATGATGTTGGTATTGGAATTGGTTTTGGTTTAACAATGGTTTTTAGTGTTTTTTTATTAACTTGTTTAGGCTTTTATTTTCATTTTCATCAAGCCGACCAGTTTACCTATACTATTGCATTATCTTGAATGTTATATGGAATTTATTTAACTGGATATTGATGAGGATGAGATAAGATTTTATATCGTTGCTTAGTATCATTTCTTTTTTTATTAATTGCTATTTTTGTTGGTACATTTATGACCGTATGAATGCGTAATCTTCGTGGATATTTTCAAATAAAAAAAGGTAAGAAACAATCGGAACCACCAGTTATCAATGAAAAAGAAAACAATAATTCACCAGTCGATTCATCAGTAACAAAAAAAAGAACCTTAATTATTTTTTTGTAA
- a CDS encoding IS3 family transposase, which produces MTIINNNKTKYSVRKICKILGLSKLTYYYQTNKCINKRVNNYEQEIISAFNKSRKIYGARKIKVILNRKDIILSRRKIRFFMIKNNLVSKYTKLKYHNHKTTVNNDQINNILNRQFNNKKPNEVIVSDLTYVKVGAKWHYIFLLIDLFNREIIGYSAGPNKTAELVQQAFHKITRPLNQITLFHTDRGNEFKNKIIDEILITFNIKRSLSNKGCPYDNAVAETTYKTFKTEFIKGKKFKNLTQLKYELFYFVHWYNNIRIHGSLNYLSPVTFRKQMSI; this is translated from the coding sequence ATAACAATAATTAATAACAACAAAACAAAATATTCAGTAAGAAAAATATGTAAGATTTTGGGTTTATCAAAATTAACGTATTATTATCAAACTAATAAATGTATTAACAAGCGAGTTAATAATTATGAACAAGAAATTATCAGTGCCTTTAATAAAAGTCGCAAAATTTATGGGGCTCGCAAAATTAAAGTTATTTTAAACAGAAAAGATATCATCTTATCGCGGCGAAAAATCAGATTCTTTATGATCAAAAATAATTTGGTTTCTAAATACACCAAATTAAAATATCATAATCATAAAACAACAGTCAATAATGACCAAATTAATAATATTTTAAATCGTCAATTTAACAACAAAAAACCTAATGAAGTTATTGTTAGTGATTTAACATATGTTAAAGTTGGCGCTAAATGACATTATATTTTTTTATTAATTGACTTGTTTAATCGTGAAATAATTGGTTATAGTGCTGGGCCGAATAAAACAGCCGAACTGGTCCAACAAGCTTTTCATAAAATAACACGACCATTAAATCAAATAACTCTATTTCATACTGATCGTGGTAATGAGTTTAAAAATAAAATCATTGATGAAATTTTAATAACTTTTAATATTAAAAGATCATTAAGCAATAAAGGCTGCCCTTATGATAATGCTGTGGCTGAAACAACTTACAAAACTTTTAAAACTGAATTTATTAAGGGTAAAAAATTTAAAAATTTAACACAATTAAAATACGAACTTTTTTATTTTGTGCATTGATATAACAATATTCGAATTCATGGCAGTTTAAATTATTTATCTCCAGTTACTTTTAGAAAACAAATGTCTATATAA
- a CDS encoding single-stranded DNA-binding protein, with translation MNQVILVRQVEGTYEIIYDKKEAGRKIMKFSLKIQRPFKNKDGNYDSDLVNAKVWTNNIDDLDIILRDKAIIAVKGWIKSFRSNNFDEENYYNDIIADRVTYLSSFN, from the coding sequence ATGAATCAAGTAATATTGGTTCGTCAAGTAGAAGGAACTTATGAAATTATTTATGATAAAAAAGAAGCAGGACGAAAAATAATGAAATTTTCGCTAAAGATTCAGCGCCCTTTTAAAAATAAAGATGGTAACTATGATAGTGATTTAGTTAATGCTAAAGTATGAACAAATAATATTGATGATTTAGATATTATTTTACGTGATAAAGCAATTATTGCCGTTAAAGGGTGAATTAAATCATTTCGTTCCAATAATTTTGATGAAGAAAATTATTATAACGATATAATTGCTGACCGCGTTACGTATTTAAGCAGTTTTAACTAA
- a CDS encoding tRNA (cytidine(34)-2'-O)-methyltransferase codes for MFKKWWLGGKDEDNKKINIILFEPEIAQNVGAIMRTCVAINAKLHLIEPFGFIFDERFIARSSANYVEFADYETYNNWNHFSQLNPILKLYCATRYAQQPHSAIDFTKEEKVFILFGRESTGIPTTILKEHLSRTFRIPMSEKVRSLNVANTVGIVGYEIMRQWDYPGLSKVETQKGADFLKQK; via the coding sequence ATGTTTAAAAAATGATGATTAGGAGGAAAAGATGAAGACAACAAAAAAATTAACATTATTTTATTTGAACCAGAAATTGCACAAAATGTTGGAGCCATTATGCGAACTTGTGTTGCAATTAATGCTAAGTTACATTTAATTGAACCATTTGGATTTATTTTTGATGAACGATTTATTGCTCGTAGTAGTGCAAATTATGTTGAGTTTGCTGATTATGAAACATATAATAATTGAAATCATTTTTCACAATTAAATCCAATTCTTAAATTATATTGTGCGACTCGTTATGCACAACAACCACATAGTGCAATTGATTTTACGAAGGAAGAAAAAGTTTTTATTTTATTTGGTCGTGAATCAACTGGTATTCCAACAACAATTTTGAAAGAACATTTATCACGAACTTTTCGTATTCCAATGTCAGAAAAAGTCCGTAGTTTAAATGTTGCTAATACAGTTGGGATTGTTGGTTATGAAATTATGCGGCAATGAGATTATCCTGGCTTATCAAAAGTTGAAACTCAAAAAGGGGCTGATTTTTTAAAACAAAAATAA